Proteins encoded together in one Myxococcus stipitatus window:
- a CDS encoding cell envelope biogenesis protein TolA, which produces MTHETVNSQITDSVAASDLGPSAPMPSTRTRKSSGRRRAGGRKTSARKGAARGGARAKKTSRRNTSARGKSARKKTAAKSTGRRGARKATTRKSAVAGRTARKSTGRGRAAKKATTRGGARKTTRRSTRK; this is translated from the coding sequence ATGACTCACGAGACCGTCAATTCGCAAATCACCGACTCCGTGGCCGCCTCGGACCTGGGCCCTTCCGCGCCGATGCCCTCGACGCGGACGCGCAAGTCCTCGGGGCGCCGCCGCGCGGGCGGCCGGAAGACCTCGGCTCGCAAGGGTGCCGCGCGCGGTGGAGCCCGCGCGAAGAAGACGTCCCGCCGGAACACCTCGGCGCGTGGCAAGAGCGCGCGGAAGAAGACCGCCGCCAAGAGCACGGGCCGCCGTGGCGCGCGCAAGGCCACCACCCGCAAGTCCGCGGTGGCCGGCAGGACGGCGCGCAAGAGCACCGGCCGCGGTCGGGCCGCGAAGAAGGCGACGACCCGGGGCGGCGCCCGGAAGACGACGCGCCGGTCGACGCGCAAATAG
- a CDS encoding dimethylsulfonioproprionate lyase family protein, with product MEHLDDILAEWALGTLSAPDREAAERHLSTCAACQRAADRLAIAREGLSLLSTSAVEPPPAVLARLMERMEGPRRLERFANQLAAFFDLTRERALALLDALGDATPWMPGPVEGSELMPVEAGPAREGMLAAILRLNPGVRYPAHTHHGRELNLVLEGGLREDDGHEVWPGEELEKTDGSVHAFTALAGPACLCASLLEGDTRFEEAPSSSA from the coding sequence ATGGAGCACCTCGACGACATCCTGGCCGAGTGGGCCCTGGGGACACTGTCGGCTCCCGACCGGGAGGCCGCCGAGCGCCACCTGTCGACGTGCGCGGCCTGCCAGCGGGCGGCGGACCGGCTCGCCATCGCGCGAGAGGGGTTGTCGCTGCTCTCCACCTCCGCCGTCGAGCCGCCGCCCGCCGTGCTGGCGCGGCTGATGGAGCGCATGGAGGGGCCGCGGCGGCTGGAGCGCTTCGCGAACCAGCTGGCCGCCTTCTTCGACCTGACGCGCGAGCGCGCTCTGGCCCTGCTCGACGCGCTGGGCGACGCGACGCCGTGGATGCCCGGGCCCGTGGAGGGTTCGGAGCTGATGCCGGTGGAGGCGGGGCCCGCGCGCGAGGGCATGCTGGCGGCCATCCTCCGGCTGAACCCCGGCGTGCGCTACCCGGCGCACACCCACCACGGACGCGAGCTGAACCTGGTGCTGGAGGGCGGCTTGCGCGAGGACGACGGCCACGAGGTGTGGCCGGGCGAGGAGCTGGAGAAGACGGACGGCAGCGTCCACGCCTTCACCGCGCTGGCGGGCCCCGCGTGCCTGTGCGCGTCATTGCTGGAGGGCGACACGCGCTTCGAGGAGGCGCCGTCCTCGTCCGCGTGA
- a CDS encoding 4a-hydroxytetrahydrobiopterin dehydratase, which yields MAYDRTLLTPEALQTFLAQHSDWRHEGGMIRRTYEAPSFLAGIAFVEKVAHAAEKADHHPDIDIRWRKVTLALVTHDAGGLTFRDTQLASEADALFAEVVRAK from the coding sequence ATGGCCTACGACCGCACGCTGCTGACGCCCGAGGCGCTCCAGACCTTCCTCGCCCAGCACTCCGACTGGAGGCACGAGGGCGGGATGATTCGCCGCACGTACGAAGCGCCCTCCTTCCTCGCCGGCATCGCCTTCGTGGAGAAGGTGGCGCACGCGGCGGAGAAGGCGGACCACCACCCGGACATCGACATCCGGTGGCGCAAGGTGACGCTCGCGCTCGTCACCCACGACGCCGGGGGCCTCACCTTCCGCGACACCCAGCTGGCCAGCGAAGCGGATGCCCTCTTCGCGGAGGTGGTGCGGGCGAAGTGA
- a CDS encoding 2,3,4,5-tetrahydropyridine-2,6-dicarboxylate N-succinyltransferase, whose product MLPIDELSQKVSAAFADRTKLKDPAFAAAVRETVARLDAGELRVAEKGPEGWKVHAWVKEAILLFFAVSEMKVMEVGPFEFHDKVPLKKGLDAAGVRVVPPGTVRYGAFVERGAVVMPGYVNIGARVGAGTMVDTWATVGSCAQVGSDVHLSGGVGLGGVLEPPTASPVIIEDRAFLGSRCIVVEGVVVEEEAVLGANVVLTASTPIIDVTGPEERVFKGRVPARSVVIPGMREKQFPAGKYMVPCALIIGQRTQSTDKKTSLNSALRDFGVAV is encoded by the coding sequence ATGCTGCCCATCGACGAACTCTCCCAGAAGGTGTCCGCCGCGTTCGCGGACCGGACGAAGCTGAAGGACCCGGCCTTCGCGGCCGCCGTGCGCGAGACGGTCGCCCGGCTGGACGCGGGTGAGCTGCGCGTGGCGGAGAAGGGCCCCGAGGGGTGGAAGGTCCACGCGTGGGTGAAGGAGGCCATCCTCCTGTTCTTCGCCGTGTCGGAGATGAAGGTGATGGAGGTGGGCCCCTTCGAGTTCCACGACAAGGTGCCCCTGAAGAAGGGCCTGGACGCGGCGGGCGTGCGCGTGGTGCCGCCGGGCACGGTGCGCTACGGCGCCTTCGTCGAGCGGGGCGCGGTGGTGATGCCCGGCTACGTCAACATCGGCGCGCGCGTGGGCGCGGGCACCATGGTGGACACCTGGGCCACGGTGGGCAGCTGCGCGCAGGTGGGCTCGGACGTGCACCTGTCCGGAGGCGTGGGCCTGGGGGGCGTGCTCGAGCCGCCCACCGCGTCGCCCGTCATCATCGAGGACCGCGCCTTCCTGGGCAGCCGCTGCATCGTGGTGGAGGGCGTGGTGGTGGAGGAGGAGGCGGTGCTGGGCGCCAACGTGGTGCTCACCGCGTCCACGCCCATCATCGACGTCACCGGCCCGGAGGAGCGCGTCTTCAAGGGCCGCGTCCCCGCGCGCAGCGTGGTGATTCCCGGCATGCGGGAGAAGCAGTTCCCCGCCGGGAAGTACATGGTCCCCTGCGCGCTCATCATCGGCCAGCGGACACAGTCCACGGACAAGAAGACCAGCCTCAATTCGGCGCTGCGGGACTTCGGCGTCGCCGTATAA
- a CDS encoding AAA family ATPase gives MLTSPLQRHDANQRALHVARAILDAATDLTLDVEGTAVSVKVQRLPPPPWPRLHVEGQRDLDERIDGPWPGAVQAECTWAGGARTLLVQADSFKGQPYNHLVALRVMLVEPRQELVWMTLALPLRDAPEEGVLDILASTSIVKRRDKGGASEGAQAALRAVVKRGGIPMPTLSRAEMFRVRLPSLEVLPSHAEAFRRLVHLALLKMPFLVRAAADVPDGSMPFRPEVVPLEAPRQDGEAGSKAPSKRAGIWPLPGGVRQYKQTLDDLLTWLAEEPRTIEVFEQHLLQRYDVAGETAILAYRRMLTSLGLAAEANGVLSLTEAGEGYLAEPTPHRLFDILHANYEGILATLVMTNSPRGASGEEIHQFLEHLLATDWKSPNQTSFRRNWLLSLGLTERTSRGDTITDLGRRVLERHADEVELLRTELMSRTVSSDTASGLDADDLVGPEEGHEAPPSGASNGATVSPDADLGAPVGSAPMADTGAPPGWSTERLDLTTAHVQSHLGTLELPTGVLDRACAALSAGKHLLLVGPPGTGKTEVAHALAQAARTEGYCHGLFEATASADWSTYETIGGYAMERDSSLRFRPGAFLRALEAWQWLLIDELNRADVDKAFGELMTVLAGRGTDTPFELDGGRRVSIGFEAGRSHRVPRTFRVLATMNTWDKTSLFRLSYAVQRRFAIIHIGLPSDDAYARLVSQAALGPGLDAPLVETAVQRITRLFQRDGLLKHRDIGPAIALDIVRYMRRRQASGDGLAEALGMFLLPQFEGLELDSAKQVHAALLTALQGWTSDAAIRELQLQCAETWPPGAVPGT, from the coding sequence GTGCTGACTTCTCCGCTGCAACGACATGACGCCAACCAGCGCGCGCTCCACGTGGCGCGCGCCATCCTCGACGCCGCGACCGACCTGACGCTCGACGTCGAGGGCACCGCCGTCTCGGTCAAGGTGCAGCGGCTGCCTCCACCTCCGTGGCCCCGGTTGCACGTCGAGGGACAGCGCGACCTGGACGAGCGCATCGATGGGCCATGGCCCGGCGCCGTGCAGGCCGAGTGCACGTGGGCGGGCGGCGCTCGGACGCTCCTCGTCCAGGCGGACTCCTTCAAGGGGCAGCCCTACAACCACCTCGTGGCGCTGCGGGTCATGCTCGTCGAGCCTCGGCAAGAGCTGGTCTGGATGACGCTTGCCCTGCCCCTGCGTGATGCACCCGAGGAGGGGGTTCTCGACATCCTGGCGAGCACCAGCATCGTCAAGCGCCGGGACAAGGGCGGCGCCTCCGAGGGCGCGCAGGCCGCGCTCCGCGCCGTCGTCAAGCGTGGGGGGATTCCCATGCCCACGCTGTCTCGCGCCGAGATGTTCCGCGTCCGACTCCCGAGCCTGGAGGTCCTGCCCTCCCACGCGGAGGCGTTCCGGAGGCTCGTCCACCTCGCGCTGCTCAAGATGCCCTTCCTCGTGCGCGCGGCGGCCGACGTCCCCGATGGCAGCATGCCCTTCCGACCCGAGGTGGTGCCGCTCGAAGCGCCTCGCCAGGATGGAGAGGCCGGGTCGAAGGCACCGTCGAAGCGCGCCGGCATCTGGCCCCTTCCTGGCGGTGTGAGGCAATACAAACAGACCCTCGATGACCTGCTGACATGGCTGGCCGAGGAGCCCCGCACCATCGAAGTGTTCGAGCAGCACCTCCTCCAGCGCTATGACGTCGCGGGTGAGACCGCCATCCTGGCCTACCGACGCATGCTCACGAGCCTGGGGCTCGCGGCGGAAGCGAACGGGGTGTTGAGCCTCACGGAAGCAGGCGAGGGCTACCTCGCGGAGCCAACGCCTCACCGGCTCTTCGACATCCTGCACGCGAACTACGAAGGCATCCTCGCGACGCTCGTGATGACGAACTCGCCCAGGGGCGCCAGCGGCGAGGAGATTCACCAGTTCCTCGAGCACCTGCTCGCGACGGATTGGAAGTCACCCAACCAGACCTCGTTTCGCAGGAACTGGCTCCTGTCCCTGGGGTTGACGGAGCGCACCTCGCGAGGTGACACCATCACGGACCTGGGACGGCGGGTGCTGGAGCGCCACGCCGACGAAGTGGAGTTGCTCCGCACCGAGCTCATGTCGCGGACTGTGTCCTCCGACACCGCGTCCGGACTGGACGCCGACGACCTGGTGGGGCCCGAGGAAGGTCACGAGGCCCCTCCCTCGGGAGCATCAAACGGGGCCACGGTTTCACCGGACGCGGACCTCGGTGCGCCTGTCGGCTCGGCGCCCATGGCGGACACAGGCGCTCCTCCCGGCTGGAGCACGGAGCGACTGGACCTCACGACCGCTCACGTCCAGTCGCACCTGGGCACCCTGGAGCTTCCCACGGGCGTGCTCGACCGCGCGTGCGCGGCGCTCTCCGCGGGCAAGCACCTGCTGCTCGTCGGTCCTCCGGGGACGGGCAAGACCGAGGTCGCCCACGCGCTCGCGCAGGCGGCCCGCACGGAGGGCTACTGCCATGGCCTCTTCGAGGCGACCGCCTCCGCGGACTGGTCCACCTACGAGACCATCGGTGGCTACGCCATGGAGCGCGACAGCTCGCTGCGCTTCCGCCCCGGCGCCTTCCTCCGCGCGCTCGAAGCGTGGCAATGGCTGCTCATCGACGAGCTGAACCGCGCGGACGTGGACAAGGCCTTCGGCGAGCTGATGACCGTGCTGGCCGGCCGGGGCACGGACACGCCCTTCGAGCTGGACGGCGGCCGCCGCGTCTCCATCGGCTTCGAGGCGGGCCGCTCGCACCGCGTCCCCCGCACGTTCCGCGTCCTCGCGACGATGAACACCTGGGACAAGACGTCGCTCTTCCGGCTCTCCTACGCCGTGCAGCGCCGCTTCGCCATCATCCACATCGGCCTGCCCTCCGACGACGCCTACGCGCGGCTCGTCTCGCAGGCCGCGCTGGGCCCCGGGCTGGACGCGCCGCTCGTGGAGACCGCCGTCCAGCGCATCACCCGCCTCTTCCAGCGTGACGGGCTGCTGAAGCATCGGGACATCGGCCCCGCCATCGCGCTCGACATCGTGCGCTACATGCGCCGACGACAGGCGTCCGGCGACGGGCTCGCGGAGGCGCTCGGGATGTTCCTGCTGCCCCAGTTCGAGGGGCTCGAGCTGGACAGCGCGAAGCAGGTCCACGCGGCGCTCCTCACCGCCCTCCAGGGCTGGACCTCCGACGCCGCCATCCGAGAGCTCCAACTCCAGTGCGCGGAGACCTGGCCCCCTGGCGCGGTGCCCGGGACATGA
- a CDS encoding MBL fold metallo-hydrolase, protein MRITPNLKALALGAALSTGCAGAPPALKDSEVQRYTSDANGFDTHSYFYDTGAEVVVFDAQFTEAEAQKVLAAIRARTDHPIRYVVVTHPNPDKFNGAAVFQREGAKVVASEATAVAIPAVHAYKKSYWVDVAHAFTEATYPAQAKVDLTFEGTLSLPLEGDAKVELTELRHAGVSTTQTVAYLPRREALIVGDLVHHGAHAWLEGGLVEGKVSPDVASWKAALEELSAWPRATVYGGRGVSAPVAEAITAQQRYLDTVVSLVTAYAGELRGRKAELCGDAVGPHYAELTKRVTAAFPEYALPYMVQYSIYGLVNRVACGE, encoded by the coding sequence ATGCGAATCACCCCGAACCTGAAGGCCCTGGCGCTGGGCGCCGCGCTCTCCACCGGCTGCGCGGGGGCGCCGCCCGCGCTGAAGGACTCGGAGGTCCAGCGCTACACGAGCGACGCCAACGGCTTCGACACGCACTCGTACTTCTACGACACGGGCGCGGAGGTGGTGGTCTTCGACGCGCAGTTCACGGAGGCCGAGGCCCAGAAGGTGCTGGCCGCCATCCGCGCCCGCACGGACCACCCCATCCGCTATGTCGTCGTCACGCACCCCAACCCGGACAAGTTCAACGGCGCGGCGGTGTTCCAGCGCGAGGGCGCGAAGGTCGTGGCGAGCGAGGCCACCGCCGTCGCCATCCCCGCCGTCCACGCCTACAAGAAGTCCTATTGGGTCGACGTGGCCCACGCCTTCACGGAGGCGACGTACCCCGCGCAGGCGAAGGTGGACCTCACGTTCGAGGGGACGCTCTCGCTCCCGCTGGAAGGTGACGCGAAGGTGGAGCTGACGGAGCTGAGGCACGCGGGTGTCAGCACGACGCAGACCGTGGCGTACCTGCCTCGTCGGGAGGCGCTCATCGTCGGGGACCTGGTGCACCACGGCGCCCATGCGTGGCTGGAGGGTGGCCTCGTGGAGGGCAAGGTGTCGCCGGACGTCGCGTCGTGGAAGGCCGCGCTGGAGGAGCTGTCCGCGTGGCCGCGCGCCACGGTGTATGGCGGGCGGGGTGTGTCCGCGCCGGTGGCCGAGGCCATCACCGCGCAGCAGCGCTATCTGGACACGGTGGTCTCGCTCGTGACGGCGTACGCGGGCGAGCTGAGGGGACGCAAGGCGGAGCTGTGCGGCGACGCAGTGGGGCCGCACTACGCGGAGCTGACGAAGCGCGTGACGGCGGCCTTCCCGGAGTACGCGCTGCCGTACATGGTGCAGTACAGCATCTACGGGTTGGTCAACCGCGTCGCGTGCGGCGAGTAG
- the dapE gene encoding succinyl-diaminopimelate desuccinylase: MSSQDLATRLAHTTLELCRIPSPITHEGPIADHVERWAAQHFPPGEIFRVGHTLLLGRLEDPRPTVALIGHLDTVPAHPSDQGREPRIEGERVYGLGASDMKGGLAVMMALAEDLRRDTLPVNLAFLFYEREEGAYAESGLIPLFAKRPDLAGVRFGIAMEPTDSEVQVGCVGSMQVTVRFTGRSAHSARPWQGENAIHKAGPFLAELLARQRVEVNVAGFSFYEVINATLAKGGRARNVIPESFELNLNYRFAPGKSIARAKEDVLAMVAGRAEVEFTDASPSGPVVAGNPLFQKLLAITGLPAASKQAWTDVARFGEWGVDAINYGPGETAQAHQANESAPIAPLAVAYEKLAAFLRG, translated from the coding sequence ATGTCCTCTCAAGACCTCGCCACGAGGCTCGCCCACACGACGCTCGAGCTGTGCCGCATCCCCAGTCCCATCACGCACGAAGGCCCCATCGCCGACCATGTCGAGCGGTGGGCGGCCCAGCACTTCCCTCCCGGGGAGATCTTCCGCGTGGGGCACACGTTGCTGCTCGGCAGGCTGGAGGACCCTCGTCCCACGGTGGCGCTCATCGGGCACCTGGACACGGTGCCCGCGCATCCCAGCGACCAGGGGCGGGAGCCGCGCATCGAGGGTGAGCGGGTCTATGGGCTCGGCGCGTCGGACATGAAGGGCGGGCTGGCGGTGATGATGGCGCTGGCGGAGGACCTGCGGCGCGACACGCTGCCGGTCAACCTGGCGTTCCTCTTCTACGAGCGGGAGGAGGGGGCCTACGCGGAGAGCGGCCTCATCCCGCTGTTCGCGAAGCGGCCGGACCTGGCCGGGGTGCGGTTCGGCATTGCGATGGAGCCCACGGACAGCGAGGTGCAGGTGGGCTGCGTCGGCTCCATGCAGGTGACGGTGCGGTTCACCGGGCGCAGCGCGCACTCGGCGCGGCCGTGGCAGGGGGAGAACGCCATCCACAAGGCGGGCCCCTTCCTGGCGGAGCTGCTGGCGCGTCAGCGTGTGGAGGTGAACGTCGCGGGCTTCTCCTTCTACGAGGTCATCAACGCCACGCTGGCCAAGGGCGGCCGGGCGCGCAACGTCATCCCCGAGTCGTTCGAGCTGAACCTCAACTACCGCTTCGCCCCGGGCAAGAGCATCGCGCGGGCGAAGGAGGACGTGCTCGCGATGGTCGCGGGCCGCGCGGAGGTGGAGTTCACGGACGCCTCGCCCAGCGGCCCGGTCGTCGCCGGCAACCCGCTGTTCCAGAAGCTGCTGGCCATCACCGGCCTGCCCGCCGCGTCGAAGCAGGCGTGGACGGACGTGGCGCGCTTCGGCGAGTGGGGCGTGGACGCCATCAACTACGGCCCGGGCGAGACGGCCCAGGCGCACCAGGCCAACGAGAGCGCGCCCATTGCTCCGCTGGCCGTGGCGTACGAGAAGCTCGCCGCGTTCCTGCGCGGCTGA
- a CDS encoding AraC family transcriptional regulator produces MPKPLVDVDAAPASAFCLTDELTPFTSNWHTHRRHQLLYAARGALHLEVAEAQWLLPPQRAAWLAGGTRHRVRATQPATLCTVYLEPSRLPTTPGGDCRVFVLPPLAREMLHYSTRWGPERAPRDAIAESFFATLGHLLAEWAAEPRDWRLPRARTPELERAMAYTLARLAGTATLAGAAKAAGLSQRTLARRFEHEAGTSWRRFLHDARMLRAMELLAEDGARVTQTAYAVGFESLAAFTHAFTDYTGERPRDFRQRVARGESLPLRPSSRAIRRTRRG; encoded by the coding sequence GTGCCCAAGCCCCTGGTGGACGTCGACGCCGCGCCCGCGTCCGCCTTCTGTCTCACCGACGAGCTGACGCCGTTCACCTCCAACTGGCACACGCACCGGCGACACCAGCTCCTCTACGCGGCGCGCGGCGCGCTGCACCTCGAGGTGGCCGAGGCCCAGTGGCTCCTGCCGCCCCAGCGCGCCGCGTGGCTCGCCGGGGGCACGCGCCACCGCGTGCGCGCCACCCAGCCGGCCACTCTGTGCACGGTGTACCTGGAACCCTCGCGCCTCCCCACGACGCCCGGGGGCGACTGCCGCGTCTTCGTCCTGCCCCCGCTCGCGCGGGAGATGCTGCACTACTCCACGCGCTGGGGGCCGGAGCGCGCCCCCCGGGACGCGATAGCGGAGAGCTTCTTCGCCACGCTCGGCCACCTGCTCGCGGAGTGGGCCGCGGAGCCTCGCGACTGGCGGCTGCCCCGCGCGCGCACGCCCGAGTTGGAGCGCGCCATGGCCTACACGCTGGCGCGGCTGGCGGGCACGGCCACGCTGGCGGGAGCGGCGAAGGCCGCGGGCCTGTCCCAGCGCACCCTCGCCCGTCGCTTCGAGCACGAAGCCGGCACCTCGTGGCGCCGCTTCCTCCACGACGCACGCATGCTGCGCGCCATGGAGCTGCTCGCCGAGGACGGCGCCCGCGTCACCCAGACGGCCTACGCGGTGGGCTTCGAGAGCCTCGCCGCCTTCACGCACGCCTTCACGGATTACACGGGCGAGCGGCCCCGCGACTTCCGCCAGCGGGTGGCCCGGGGCGAGTCCCTGCCACTTCGCCCCTCCTCGCGAGCTATCCGCCGCACGCGACGCGGCTGA
- the glpK gene encoding glycerol kinase GlpK has product MPKAKYVLALDQGTTGTHVSILDSKLRVVGKSYKEFTQYFPKPSWVEHDLDEIWASSEWCIARALRDAGLHGRDISAIGITNQRETTGLWTRDGGKPLHRAIVWQDRRTAELCRGLKEKGAEPRVRETTGLVIDPYFSGTKIHWLLEHLKGARKRAERGDVCFGTIDTWLVYKLTGGTTHVTDVSNASRTLLMDLRTLQWSDEMRALLDVPSACLPQIRGSAEVYGTTRGMRSLPDGIPVSGMAGDQQAALFGQACFSPGESKCTYGTGAFLLMNTGNEPVRSSAGLLTTVAWRLGGAGTTTYALEGSSFIAGAAVQWMRDGLRVIKRAPDIEALAASVKDSGDVVFVPALAGLGAPHWRPEARGLFAGMDRSTTIAHMARAVLEGIALQLHDLADAMRRDSGYDIPVFKVDGGAAANNLLMQYQADLLGVPVVRPRNLETTSLGAAFLGGLGAGVWDGTDAIRRAWKAEKTFRPKMKADARERHLAKWKRAVTRA; this is encoded by the coding sequence ATGCCGAAGGCGAAGTACGTGCTGGCCCTGGACCAGGGCACCACCGGAACCCACGTCTCCATCCTCGACTCGAAGCTCCGCGTGGTGGGCAAGTCCTACAAGGAGTTCACCCAGTACTTCCCCAAGCCGTCGTGGGTGGAGCACGACCTGGATGAAATCTGGGCCTCCAGCGAGTGGTGCATCGCCCGCGCACTGCGCGACGCGGGCCTGCACGGCCGGGACATCTCCGCCATCGGCATCACCAACCAGCGCGAGACGACGGGCCTGTGGACCCGCGACGGCGGCAAGCCCCTGCACCGCGCCATCGTCTGGCAGGACCGGCGCACCGCCGAGCTCTGCCGCGGGCTCAAGGAGAAGGGCGCCGAGCCGCGCGTGCGCGAGACGACGGGCCTGGTCATCGACCCGTACTTCTCCGGCACCAAGATTCACTGGCTCCTCGAGCACCTCAAGGGCGCCAGGAAGCGCGCCGAGCGCGGGGACGTGTGCTTCGGCACCATCGACACGTGGCTCGTCTACAAGCTCACCGGCGGCACCACCCACGTCACCGACGTCTCCAACGCGAGCCGCACGCTGCTGATGGACCTGCGCACGCTCCAATGGAGCGACGAGATGCGCGCGCTGCTGGACGTTCCGAGCGCGTGCCTGCCGCAGATTCGCGGCTCCGCGGAGGTGTACGGCACCACGCGCGGCATGCGCAGCCTCCCGGACGGCATCCCCGTGTCCGGCATGGCGGGCGACCAGCAGGCGGCCCTCTTCGGTCAGGCGTGCTTCTCGCCCGGCGAGTCCAAGTGCACCTACGGCACCGGCGCCTTCCTGCTGATGAACACGGGCAACGAGCCGGTGCGCTCGTCCGCGGGGCTGCTCACCACCGTGGCGTGGCGGCTGGGCGGCGCAGGCACCACCACCTACGCGCTGGAGGGCAGCAGCTTCATCGCCGGCGCCGCCGTGCAGTGGATGCGCGACGGCCTGCGCGTCATCAAGCGCGCGCCGGACATCGAGGCGCTGGCCGCCAGCGTGAAGGACTCCGGCGACGTCGTCTTCGTCCCCGCGCTGGCGGGGCTCGGCGCGCCGCACTGGCGCCCCGAGGCACGCGGCCTCTTCGCGGGCATGGACCGCTCCACCACCATTGCCCATATGGCGCGCGCGGTGCTGGAGGGCATCGCCCTGCAGCTCCACGACCTCGCGGACGCCATGCGCCGCGACAGCGGTTACGACATCCCCGTCTTCAAGGTGGACGGCGGCGCGGCGGCCAACAACCTGCTCATGCAGTACCAGGCGGACCTGCTCGGCGTGCCCGTCGTCCGCCCGCGCAACCTGGAGACGACCAGCCTGGGCGCGGCCTTCCTGGGCGGCCTGGGCGCGGGCGTCTGGGATGGCACGGACGCCATCCGCCGCGCCTGGAAGGCGGAGAAGACCTTCCGGCCGAAGATGAAGGCCGACGCGCGCGAGCGGCACCTGGCCAAGTGGAAGCGCGCGGTGACGCGGGCATGA